In Etheostoma cragini isolate CJK2018 unplaced genomic scaffold, CSU_Ecrag_1.0 ScbMSFa_2878, whole genome shotgun sequence, the sequence aacattacagcttgtttctccctgatgatgaacatctgtcctgtagggtaacattacagcttgtttctcctgATGATGTTGATTGGTGGGTTGCTGCCTGACATTTCCAGCTGACAGGAGAGGACGTGTTGGTAAGACTTACCTGTCCAGGTGAGTGTGTGCAGGTACAGTGTTGATTGGtttgttttgactttatttCTTACTTTTAAAGCTTTCAGCCGATAAAACTTCACGTTAACGTTGCTGTTGAACATCAAAGCATCGACCATCCCTTAAAGTGCCggcatcattttaaataaaaacaacaaccatgaCACACACGtttgtttgttgaatttttattttaagtcagCTGATCTCGTCTTTAGGAAGACTTTATACATATCAGACATTCTGGATATAAACGTAGAAAAACACTAGAAACAGAAACCAGACCCCAAACCAGAATACACAGGGGGGGCGTGTTGCGTTCAGGGacacgctgtgtgtgtgtttgtgtgtgtctgtttgtgtgtgtgtccgtgttatctttgtgtgtgtttgtgtgtatatatgtgtgtgtttgtgtctgtctgtatctttgtgtgtctgtgtgtgtctgtatctttttgtgtgtctgtgtgtgtgtctgtctttttgtgtgtgtgtgtgagtctttgtgtgtctgtatctttgtgtgtctgtgtgtgtgtctgtatctttgcgtatctgtgtgtgtgtctgtatctttgtgtgtgtgtgtctttgtgtgtctgtgtgcatgtctgtatctttgtgtgtctgtgcgtgtgtctgtatctttgtgtgtctgtttgtgtgtctgtatctttgtgtgtgtgtctgtatctttgtgtgtgtgtctgtatctttgtgtgtctatgtgtatgtctgtatctttgtgtgtctgtgtgtgtgtctgtatctttgcgtgtctgtgtgtgtgtctgtatctttgtgtgtgtgtgtctttgtgtgtctgtagctttgtgtgtctgtgtgtatgtctgtagctttttgtggttgtgtttgaCTGACCATCACTTGTAATtgttttgacgttttttaaCCCTAATTTTGGATTTCAAGAAGACCGCGTACGGGACAGGACACGCCGCCGTTTCCCGCCTCGGCCTCAGAGTAGCTTCAGCGTCCCGGAGAGACACCGGTCGGCGTTCCGGAGCGCGGAGATCAGCTCCGAGCAGGCGCCGGGTCCCTTCCTCCGCACCGTGTCCATCAGGTCTCGGGCTTTGTCCGCTCGGGCTCTAACTGCCATGGACTCCCTCTCCCCGTCCGTTAGGACCTCACGCTCCAGCAGCTGGTCCaggagctggtccaggaccGCCTCGGACACTCGCGTTATAAACTGTGTCCGGACTGAGCGCAGTCTCTCATCAGCTGGGACGCTGTCGTCAGCGGGGACGCCGTCTCCTGCTGGGACGCTGTCCTTTGCCGGGACGCTCCTTTGTGCAACTGCCCCACTTGGTCCTAGAAGACAaccaggatttaaaaaacacgATTTTGGTTTGTTAGTAAACTTATTGGGGGGTCTGAGCTGATGTCTCCTGTAGTCGGGTAGCTTAGcggtctgagctaatgtctcctctAGTAGGGTAGCTTAGCGGTCTGAGCTATTGTCTCCTGTTGTCGGGTAGCTTAGcggtctgagctaatgtctcctgtagtcatgTAGCTTAGcggtctgagctaatgtctcctgtgtTCGGGTAGCTTAGcggtctgagctaatgtctcctgtgtTCGGGTAGCTTAGcggtctgagctaatgtctcctgtagtcggGTAGCTTAGCGGTCTGAGCTAATTTCTCCTGTATTCGGTTAGCTTAGCGGTCTGAGCTTATGTCTCCTGTAGTCGGGTAGCTTAGCGGTCTGAGTTAATGTGTCCTAGCTTAGcttctgagctaatgtctcctgtagtcggGTAGCTTAGCGGCccgagctaatgtctcctgcgTTCGGGTAGCTTAGCGGTCCGAGCTAATTTCACCTGTATTCGGTTAGCTTAGCGGTCTCAGCTAATGTCTCCTAGCTTAGCGGTCtcagctaatgtctcctgtgtTCAGGTAGCTTAGCTGTCCGAGCTAATGTCACCTGTATTCGGTTAGCTTAGccgtctgagctaatgtctcctagCTTAGCGGTCTGAGCTAACAACATTACCTTGGTTGACTTGGACCGTTAGGTGGGTTCAGGCTGAGGGGACGACGAGCGGAACCGGGACCCGCCTTACTATGTCTCTGATTGGATAACCCTGGTATGTTACCCCAACCAATCCCcactcctcacacacacacacacacacacacacacacacacacaagcagacacacacagacacacactagagtgcggatcgggacGGATTtttatgtccgagcccggcccgagcccgacacagttaaaatcgcatttgtttctcatactaatgacacatgtacgtttgtttgtgtggaaagcttttattaagcaggtgtaggaaggcattgggAAACGTCAACAGATGAGCtcatcaatgcacacggggcaacaagcgccattacctccataaaaagctgttttaaattcaaaatgttcaatgccttatcgcgctgatgtgaccgaacccgacccgaaccc encodes:
- the LOC117940615 gene encoding caspase-1-like, producing MSVPAPPQNASCASRFGPAKHMVPLAPAPPVDGPSGAVAQRSVPAKDSVPAGDGVPADDSVPADERLRSVRTQFITRVSEAVLDQLLDQLLEREVLTDGERESMAVRARADKARDLMDTVRRKGPGACSELISALRNADRCLSGTLKLL